From Phragmites australis chromosome 5, lpPhrAust1.1, whole genome shotgun sequence, a single genomic window includes:
- the LOC133918938 gene encoding probable UDP-N-acetylglucosamine--peptide N-acetylglucosaminyltransferase SEC: MLSLQQHGAGDADARNHAPQPVVLGGGGGGVDWLGFVGHADLEEPSNASFLLPPAPLDDRAAQPETKPKPGQLGGAVDEERHLALAHQNYRSGKYREALEHGNVVYVKNPHRTDNLLLLGAIYYQVRNYDMCIAKNEEALAIDPHFAECYGNMANAWKEKGDIDLAIRYYLTAIQLRPNFCDAWSNLASAYTRNGRLNEAAQCCKQALAINPRLVDAHSNLGNLMKAQGFVQEAYSCYIEALRIDPHFAIAWSNLAGLFMEAGDLDKALMYYKEAVKLKPSFADAYLNQGNVYKAMGIPQDAIMCYQRALQARPNYAMAYGNLATIYYEQGQLDMAIRCYNQAIVCDPQFVEAYNNMGNALKDAGRVEEAINCYRSCLALQANHPQALTNLGNIYMEWNLISAAASFYKAAISLSSGLSSPLNNLAVIYKQQGNYADAITCYAEVLRIDPTAVDALVNRGNTFKEIGRVNEAIQDYIQAATIRPTMAEAHANLASAYKDSGHVETAIVSYKQALHLRLDFPEATCNLLHTLQCVCDWENRDAMFRDVEEIIRRQIKMSVLPSVQPFHAIAYPIDPMLALEISRKYAAHCSLIAYRFGLPPFVHPPPVPVKAEGKHCRLRVGYVSSDFGNHPLSHLMGSVFGMHDRDNIEVFCYALSQNDGTEWRQRIQSEAEHFVDVSAMTSDMIARLINQDKIQILINLNGYTKGARNEIFALQPAPIQVSYMGFPGTTGATYIDYLVTDEFVSPTCYANIYSEKLVHLPHCYFVNDYKQKNGDCLNSVCPHKRSDYGLPENKFIFACFNQLYKMDPEIFDTWCNILKRVPNSALWLLRFPAAGEARVRAHAAARGVRPDQIIFTDVAMKNEHIRRSTLADLFLDTPLCNAHTTGTDILWAGLPMITLPLEKMATRVAGSLCLATGLGEEMIVSSMKEYEDRAVDLAQNQAKLQALTNKLKEVRMTCPLFDTARWVCNLERSYYKMWNLYCSGRHPEPFKVKEDDTEFPFDS, encoded by the exons ATGCTGTCGCTGCAGCAGCACGGGGCCGGGGACGCCGACGCGCGCAACCACGCGCCGCAGCCGGTTgtgctcggcggcggcggtgggggcgTGGACTGGCTAGGGTTTGTGGGCCACGCCGACCTGGAGGAGCCCTCGAATGCCTCGTTCCTGCTGCCGCCCGCGCCGCTCGACGACAGGGCAGCCCAGCCCGAGACCAAGCCCAAGCCCGGCCAGCTCGGAGGAG CTGTTGATGAAGAACGTCACTTGGCACTTGCTCATCAGAACTACAGGTCAGGGAAGTACAGAGAGGCATTAGAGCATGGTAATGTGGTTTACGTGAAGAACCCACATCGAACTGATAACTTGCTCCTTCTTGGAGCTATCTACTATCAG GTTCGTAATTATGACATGTGCATTGCAAAGAATGAGGAGGCTCTTGCCATTGATCCACACTTTGCTGAGTGCTATGGCAACATGGCAAATGCTTGGAAG GAGAAAGGTGATATTGATCTTGCAATTCGTTACTATCTTACTGCCATTCAG CTGCGGCCAAATTTCTGTGATGCGTGGTCAAATCTTGCTAGTGCGTATACACGGAATGGGAGATTGAATGAGGCAGCTCAATGCTGCAAACAAGCACTTGCCATAAATCCTAGATTG GTTGATGCACACAGCAATCTTGGAAATCTGATGAAAGCCCAAGGTTTCGTCCAAGAG GCGTACAGTTGCTACATCGAAGCATTGCGTATAGATCCTCACTTTGCAATTGCGTGGTCAAACCTTGCTGGCCTATTCATGGAGGCAGGAGACCTTGACAAAGCTTTAATGTACTATAAG GAAGCTGTTAAACTTAAGCCATCTTTCGCTGATGCATATCTTAATCAAGGGAATGTGTATAAG GCTATGGGAATACCTCAAGATGCCATTATGTGTTATCAGCGTGCATTGCAAGCACGTCCTAACTATGCAATGGCTTATG GTAATCTTGCTACTATTTACTATGAGCAAGGCCAGCTTGATATGGCAATTCGTTGTTACAATCAAGCTATAGTCTGCGACCCACAATTCGTTGAAGCATACAATAACATG GGCAATGCACTTAAAGATGCTGGAAGAGTAGAAGAAGCAATTAACTGCTACAGA TCGTGCCTTGCACTGCAAGCAAACCACCCACAAGCTCTTACTAACTTAGGAAACATATACATGGAGTG GAACTTGATTAGTGCTGCTGCTTCATTTTATAAAGCAGCTATATCTTTGTCATCTGGATTATCTTCCCCACTTAACAATTTGGCTGTGATATACAAGCAACAG GGAAACTATGCTGATGCAATCACATGTTATGCGGAAGTACTTCGTATAGATCCTACGGCAGTTGATGCACTAGTTAATAGAGGGAATACGTTCAAGGAGATTGGTAGAGTTAACGAAGCAATTCAGGATTACATTCAGGCTGCCACAATCAGGCCAACCATGGCGGAAGCCCATGCCAACTTAGCCTCAGCCTACAAAGACAG TGGACACGTGGAAACAGCTATAGTTAGCTACAAACAAGCTCTCCATCTGCGTCTTGATTTTCCGGAAGCAACATGCAATCTTCTGCATACTTTACAG TGTGTCTGTGACTGGGAAAACAGAGATGCCATGTTTCGTGATGTCGAAGAGATTATTAGAAGACAAATAAAG ATGTCAGTACTTCCAAGTGTGCAACCTTTCCATGCCATTGCCTATCCTATTGATCCGATGCTTGCATTGGAAATAAG CCGTAAATATGCTGCTCATTGTTCCTTGATTGCTTACCGTTTTGGACTGCCACCTTTTGTGCATCCACCCCCTGTTCCTGTAAAAGCGGAGGGTAAACACTGCCGACTCAGGGTGGG ATATGTCAGTAGTGATTTTGGCAATCATCCCCTCTCCCATCTCATGGGATCAGTATTTGGAATGCATGATCGCGACAATATTGAg GTCTTCTGCTATGCGCTGAGTCAAAATGATGGTACTGAATGGAGACAGCGTATTCAGTCTGAGGCCGAGCATTTCGTTGATGTGTCTGCCATGACCTCTGATATGATTGCCAGACTTATCAATCAAGACAAAATACAGATATTGATAAATCTTAATGGCTACACAAAG GGTGCCAGAAATGAAATTTTTGCATTGCAGCCAGCACCTATTCAGGTTTCCTACATGGGGTTCCCTGGCACAACAGGTGCTACATACATAGACTACCTGGTTACAGATGAG TTTGTTTCTCCGACTTGCTATGCAAATATATATTCTGAAAAGCTTGTCCATTTGCCTCATTGTTATTTTGTCAACGACTACAAACAG AAAAATGGAGATTGTCTTAATTCTGTATGCCCACATAAAAGATCTGATTACGGGTTACCTGAGAATAAGTTCATTTTTGCATGCTTCAATCAACTTTACAAGATGGATCCAGAAATATTTGATACATG GTGCAATATTCTCAAACGTGTTCCCAACAGCGCATTATGGCTCTTAAGATTCCCAGCAGCTGGTGAAGCCAGAGTAAGAGCAC ATGCTGCTGCCAGAGGAGTCAGACCAGACCAAATCATATTCACAGATGTTGCCATGAAAAATGAGCATATACGACGCAGTACATTGGCAGACCTTTTCCTTGACAC ACCCCTCTGCAATGCGCACACAACTGGCACTGACATATTGTGGGCTGGCTTGCCAATGATCACCCTTCCACTAGAGAAAATGGCAACAagagtagctggttccctctgCCTAGCTACCGGGCTAGGAGAAGAGATGATTGTTAGCAG CATGAAAGAGTATGAAGATAGAGCTGTAGACCTTGCACAAAATCAGGCGAAGCTTCAAGCATTGACTAATAAGCTTAAGGAAGTTCGCATGACTTGCCCTTTATTTGATACAGCTCGTTGG GTGTGCAATCTTGAAAGGTCTTACTACAAGATGTGGAATCTATACTGTTCCGGTCGCCACCCTGAGCCGTTCAAGGTGAAAGAAGATGACACTGAGTTCCCGTTTGACAGCTAA